A genomic window from Carassius carassius chromosome 29, fCarCar2.1, whole genome shotgun sequence includes:
- the LOC132110195 gene encoding protocadherin gamma-A11-like, which translates to MDNDRQRCRWAYWWIALCLLMHCDQPVSAQLRYSIPEEVKEGSQVGSIAKDLGLDVSSLEHRRFRIVSGSKDGFFQVNQNNGILYVHKKIDREEICDGNGACLQNLKIAVENPLEVHYVEVEITDVNDHFPSFPEKDLQIEVAENTLKGTRFGLPTARDSDVGIHSIRSYRLSQNDHFDIEIGDSEYVDKNPFLLLKKPLDREIRDKHVLTLTAIDGGNPPKSGTLNITVTVLDVNDNRPVCNRDTYTIALKENASPGFTVTFVNATDPDEGLNGEVEYAYGRNVQRKVHDVFELNKVTGEIRVKGKIDFEENDIFSLSIMASDKGRPPSNTDCRVIIKIIDVNDNKPEIEVTSLSNTVSEDSKPGTVISLIIITDKDSGINGKVVCSLSESVPFELKPYIQQNMYSLVTKDNLDREVASHYDITVTATDLGNPALSASKSLSIEVSDVNDNTPRFPHSPFEIYLFENNPPGQSIFSVSATDEDKNENAHITYHIIRGDQTQSDMTSFLNIHSETGVISALKSFNFETVKTFQFHVLATDSGTPSLSSNVTVNVFILDQNDNVPVILYPVSANGSAEGVQEIPRNVNAGHLVTKVRAYDADIGYNGWLLFSLQEVSDHSLFGLDRYTGQIRTLRSFTETDEAQHKLIILVKDNGNVSLSATATVIVKVVEPKEAFAASDVKHAIKNEEENNVTFYLMITLGSVSVLFVISIIVLIVMQCSKSTDYSSKYLQDTNYDGTLCHSIQYRSGDKRYMLVGPRMSIGSTIVPGSNGNTLVIPDRRRRDSGEVRIAD; encoded by the coding sequence ATGGATAATGATAGACAAAGGTGCCGATGGGCATACTGGTGGATTGCTTTGTGTCTGCTGATGCATTGTGATCAGCCTGTTTCTGCACAGCTCAGATATTCTATTCCGGAGGAGGTGAAAGAGGGATCACAAGTGGGAAGTATTGCTAAGGATCTCGGTCTTGATGTGAGTTCGTTAGAGCACAGACGATTCCGTATTGTTTCTGGATCTAAGGACGGTTTTTTCCAGGTAAATCAAAACAATGGCATCTTATATGTTCATAAGAAAATCGACCGAGAGGAGATTTGTGATGGCAATGGCGCATGTTTGCAAAACTTAAAGATTGCAGTTGAAAATCCACTCGAAGTTcactatgttgaggttgaaataACAGATGTTAATGATCATTTCCCTTCATTCCCAGAAAAAGACTTGCAGATTGAAGTAGCGGAAAACACTTTAAAGGGAACTCGTTTTGGTCTACCAACCGCACGAGATTCAGACGTTGGAATACATTCCATTCGTTCCTATCGACTCAGTCAAAATGATCATTTTGATATAGAGATAGGAGACAGTGAATACGTGGATAAAAatccttttcttcttttaaaGAAACCGTTAGATAGGGAGATACGGGACAAGCACGTCTTAACCTTGACTGCCATCGATGGTGGAAATCCACCAAAATCAGGCACTTTAAATATAACTGTCACGGTCCTCGATGTTAACGACAACCGTCCAGTATGCAACAGAGACACATACACTATTGCATTAAAAGAAAACGCCTCTCCCGGTTTTACTGTAACATTTGTTAATGCAACTGACCCAGATGAGGGCCTTAATGGAGAAGTTGAATATGCTTACGGTAGGAATGTGCAGCGAAAAGTGCATGATGTATTTGAACTAAACAAGGTGACAGGTGAAATCCGTGTCAAAGGCAAAATAGATTTTGAGGAGAATGACATTTTTAGTCTGAGCATCATGGCTTCTGATAAAGGGCGCCCTCCATCAAACACCGACTGCAGAGttatcattaaaattattgatGTCAATGATAATAAACCAGAGATTGAGGTCACGTCACTTTCTAATACTGTTTCGGAGGACTCAAAGCCCGGGACAGTCATTTCTCTTATTATCATAACGGACAAAGATTCAGGAATTAATGGTAAAGTTGTATGCAGCTTGTCAGAGAGTGTACCTTTTGAGTTGAAACCATATATTCAGCAGAACATGTATTCTCTAGTAACCAAAGATAATTTGGACAGAGAAGTTGCTTCCCATTATGACATTACAGTAACAGCTACTGATTTAGGAAACCCAGCTCTTTCAGCTTCAAAATCTCTGAGCATAGAGGTGTCCGATGTCAACGATAATACACCGCGATTCCCCCACAGCCCCTTTGAGATTTACCTTTTTGAAAATAATCCACCCGGACAGTCCATATTTTCTGTGAGCGCCACTGATgaagacaaaaatgaaaatgctcatATTACGTATCATATTATAAGAGGCGATCAAACACAAAGCGACATGACTTCGTTCCTTAACATCCATTCTGAAACAGGCGTAATTAGTGCTCTCAAAAGTTTTAACTTTGAAACAGTCAAAACGTTCCAGTTCCATGTTCTCGCTACAGACTCTGGAACTCCGTCTCTGAGCAGTAACGTGACAGTGAACGTGTTTATTCTGGATCAGAACGACAATGTTCCAGTGATCTTATATCCAGTCAGCGCTAACGGTTCTGCTGAGGGTGTGCAAGAGATTCCCCGTAATGTGAACGCAGGTCATTTGGTGACTAAAGTCAGAGCCTATGACGCAGATATAGGATACAACGGCTGGTTATTATTTTCACTGCAGGAAGTTAGTGACCACAGTCTCTTTGGTTTGGACCGCTACACAGGACAGATAAGGACCCTTCGCTCATTCACAGAAACAGACGAGGCCCAGCATAAACTGATCATACTGGTCAAAGACAACGGGAACGTTTCTCTCTCAGCAACAGCGACTGTGATAGTCAAAGTTGTGGAGCCCAAAGAGGCTTTTGCAGCTTCTGATGTTAAACATGCAATAAAAAATGAAGAGGAAAACAACGTGACGTTTTATTTGATGATCACTTTGGGCTCGGTTTCGGTGCTTTTTGTCATCAGCATCATCGTGTTGATTGTAATGCAGTGCTCTAAATCGACAGACTATTCGTCCAAGTATTTACAGGATACAAATTACGACGGGACTCTGTGTCACAGCATCCAGTACAGATCTGGAGACAAACGATACATGTTAGTTGGACCCAGAATGAGTATCGGTTCTACTATAGTCCCAGGCAGTAATGGAAATACTCTAGTGATCCCAGATCGCAGGAGGAGAGATTCTGGAGAGGTAAGAATAGCAGATTAA